A window from Citrus sinensis cultivar Valencia sweet orange chromosome 3, DVS_A1.0, whole genome shotgun sequence encodes these proteins:
- the LOC102627073 gene encoding uncharacterized protein LOC102627073 — translation MGDFAIHISANLVSQLAEDSGKVKKKTKKTKPRKSQEPQQPQTKVNQKQILDDSKTQKGTPAPGWPLQPPVFLPLSPSAHSAELDAIRSVLHESERVLEKIHKQEENMVQEVTERAKTLRDQEFKLPYQKPLPCLAEKDACESCYKEFGKDPLKCLPLLKNYADCSRRARQQVSSADK, via the coding sequence ATGGGTGATTTTGCAATTCATATTAGTGCCAATCTTGTTAGTCAACTAGCTGAAGACAGTGGGAAggtgaagaagaaaacaaagaaaactaaaCCTAGGAAGTCACAAGAGCCCCAGCAGCCCCAAACCAAGGTAAATCAGAAGCAAATATTGGATGATTCTAAAACACAGAAGGGAACTCCAGCTCCAGGATGGCCACTTCAGCCTCCAGTGTTTCTGCCACTATCCCCTTCTGCTCATTCGGCAGAGTTGGATGCAATTCGATCTGTCCTTCATGAGAGTGAAAGGGTTTTGGAAAAGATACACAAACAGGAAGAAAACATGGTGCAGGAAGTGACAGAAAGAGCTAAAACTCTCCGTGATCAGGAGTTTAAGCTTCCTTACCAGAAGCCATTGCCCTGTTTGGCAGAGAAAGATGCTTGTGAGTCATGCTATAAGGAATTTGGGAAGGACCCCCTAAAATGTCTCCCTTTGCTGAAAAACTACGCAGATTGCTCTCGCAGAGCTAGGCAACAAGTTAGTTCGGCAGATAAGtag
- the LOC102627656 gene encoding flavonoid 3'-monooxygenase CYP75B137-like produces MTLKYSSSSSSTFLYKNLRNTFFNEDGVTLTLLIISAIFAIFWYAWMFTRSKRQKCPSPPGPRGLPIVGNLPFLDPDLHTFFATLARTYGPVLKLQLGQKLAIVVTSPSSARQVLKDHDVTFANRDVPIVGRQITYGGRDIVWTPYGPEWRMLRKVCVLKMLSNTTLDSVYALRRRQLRETVGYIYTRAGSTVGVGEQLFLTILNVITNMLWGGAVQGDDRASIGAEFRQVVSEMTELLGTPNVSDFFPGLARFDLQGLVKKSRALKNKFDKMFDLMIDQRLKMDRECGKESKDFLQFLLQLKDEADSKTPLTMIHVKALLMDMVVGGSDTTSNSTEFAMAEMMNKPEVIKRAQQELDEVVGRDNIVEESHIYKLPYLFAVMKETLRLHPALPLLVPHCPTETSTVGGYTVPKGARVFVNVWAIHRDPSIWKNPLEFNPERFLNSKWDYSGSDFNYFPFGSGRRICAGIAMAERMFLYSVATLLHSFDWKLPEGQKVDLTEKFGIVLKLKNPLAAIPTPRLSDPALYE; encoded by the exons ATGACACTCAAAtactcctcctcctcctcctcaacttttttatataaaaatcttCGAAACACTTTCTTTAATGAAGATGGGGTCACCCTCACGCTTCTAATTATCTCAGCCATCTTCGCAATCTTCTGGTACGCATGGATGTTTACAAGGTCGAAGAGACAAAAATGCCCATCTCCACCGGGCCCACGCGGCCTCCCTATCGTCGGCAATCTCCCGTTTCTCGACCCGGATCTCCACACTTTCTTCGCCACCTTAGCCCGCACCTACGGCCCCGTCCTCAAACTTCAACTCGGCCAAAAACTCGCCATCGTCGTCACCTCCCCTTCATCCGCCCGCCAAGTCCTCAAAGACCACGACGTCACCTTCGCCAACCGTGACGTCCCCATCGTCGGCCGTCAGATAACATACGGCGGACGCGACATCGTATGGACCCCATATGGCCCCGAGTGGAGGATGTTGAGAAAAGTCTGTGTGCTCAAGATGCTCAGTAATACCACGTTAGACTCCGTCTACGCGCTCCGTCGCCGTCAGCTCCGTGAGACTGTAGGTTATATTTACACTCGGGCCGGGTCAACCGTTGGCGTCGGTGAGCAACTGTTTTTAACGATATTGAATGTGATAACGAACATGTTGTGGGGAGGCGCAGTGCAAGGCGATGACAGGGCCAGCATTGGTGCGGAGTTTAGGCAAGTGGTGTCGGAAATGACGGAGCTGTTGGGTACGCCCAATGTATCGGATTTCTTTCCCGGGTTGGCCCGGTTCGACTTGCAAGGTTTGGTGAAGAAGTCGCGTGCGTTGAAAAACAAGTTTGATAAGATGTTTGACCTGATGATTGATCAACGTCTGAAGATGGATAGAGAATGTGGGAAAGAGAGTAAAGATTTTCTGCAATTTCTGTTACAATTGAAGGATGAAGCTGATTCCAAGACACCTTTGACCATGATTCATGTCAAAGCTCTGCTTATg GATATGGTGGTTGGTGGGTCAGATACAACCTCCAACTCAACTGAATTCGCCATGGCTGAAATGATGAACAAACCAGAGGTAATCAAAAGAGCCCAGCAAGAATTGGACGAAGTTGTTGGCAGAGACAACATAGTAGAAGAGTCCCACATTTACAAACTGCCATATCTATTTGCTGTAATGAAAGAAACACTGCGCTTGCACCCAGCCCTGCCGCTATTAGTGCCCCATTGCCCTACTGAAACCTCCACTGTTGGAGGCTACACTGTTCCAAAGGGTGCTCGAGTCTTCGTTAACGTGTGGGCAATACACAGGGACCCTTCAATTTGGAAGAATCCTTTGGAATTTAATCCGGAGAGGTTCTTGAATTCTAAATGGGACTACAGCGGAAGTGATTTCAACTATTTTCCATTTGGGTCCGGAAGAAGAATATGTGCTGGCATAGCAATGGCTGAGAGAATGTTCTTGTATTCAGTTGCCACACTTCTGCATTCTTTCGATTGGAAATTGCCCGAGGGTCAGAAAGTGGATCTTACGGAAAAGTTTGGGATTGTTTTGAAGCTAAAGAATCCTCTAGCGGCAATCCCAACACCAAGGTTATCTGATCCAGCACTATATGAGTAG
- the LOC102628236 gene encoding amine oxidase [copper-containing] gamma 2-like codes for MESRHYIRFLFFFVGIATLLAITWNNLPYAPPDATEDFDCTTYSSWCTSKNRFQSKPLKEPAKSTSHHHDHASDTPHHPLDPLTVKEINRVRTILTSHELFKNSFPYAFHSITLQEPKKSLVLNWNKGDSLLPRKASVVARVKNISYVLAVDLTTEEVTVHETDSSSGYPAMTIEDMTSSTWAPLADEEFNRTILERGVDLKDLACLPISLGWYGEKEENRRLIKVQCYSMKDTANFYMRPIEGLTILLDMDTKEVLEITDKGKNIPIPKAVNTDYRYSAQGLHQRMKLINPISLEQPEGPSFVIEDEHLVKWANWEFHLKPDPRAGAIVSQARVRDPDSGEIRNVMYKGFTSELFVPYMDPTDAWYFKTYMDAGEYGFGLQAMPLDPLNDCPRNAHYMDGVFPAADGRPYVRSNMICIFESYAGDIGWRHAESPITGMGIKEVRPKVTLVVRMAASVANYDYIVDWEFQTDGLIRIKVGLSGILMVKGTAYENMNQISNQAENLFGTLLSENVIGVIHDHFITFYLDMDIDGSDNSFVKVNIKRQETSPGESPRRSYLKAVRNVAKTEKDAQIKLKLYDPAEFHVINPTKKTRVGNPVGYKVVPGGTAASLLDREDPPQKRGAFTNNQIWVTPYNESEQWAGGLFVYQSKGEDTLAVWSDRDRSIENKDIVLWYTLGFHHIPCQEDFPIMPTVSSSFDLKPVNFFESNPILRIPPNVEKDLPVCKAAASA; via the exons GCAAAATCCACAAGCCACCACCACGACCACGCTTCAGACACGCCTCATCACCCTTTAGACCCGCTCACCGTCAAAGAAATCAATCGCGTCCGTACCATCCTCACCTCCCACGAGCTCTTCAAGAACTCCTTTCCCTACGCGTTCCACTCCATCACCTTGCAAGAACCCAAAAAATCACTTGTCCTGAACTGGAACAAAGGTGACTCTTTGTTACCGAGGAAAGCCTCCGTTGTCGCACGTGTGAAAAACATATCATACGTGTTAGCTGTCGATTTAACGACCGAAGAGGTAACCGTACACGAGACAGATTCATCGTCCGGTTATCCTGCCATGACTATAGAAGACATGACGTCGTCAACATGGGCCCCACTTGCGGACGAGGAGTTCAACCGTACGATCCTTGAGCGAGGGGTTGATCTGAAGGACTTGGCGTGTCTTCCGATTTCGTTGGGTTGGTATGGAGAGAAAGAGGAGAACAGGAGGTTGATTAAGGTGCAGTGCTACTCCATGAAGGATACTGCAAACTTTTACATGCGACCAATCGAAGGGTTGACCATACTCCTCGACATGGACACGAAGGAAGTGTTGGAAATTACGGACAAGGGCAAGAACATACCAATACCAAAGGCCGTCAACACGGATTATAGATATTCCGCTCAGGGGTTGCACCAACGAATGAAGCTGATAAATCCAATATCATTAGAGCAGCCCGAAGGTCCAAGTTTTGTAATTGAAGATGAGCATCTTGTTAAATGGGCAAACTGGGAATTTCACTTGAAACCCGACCCGAGAGCTGGGGCGATTGTTTCTCAGGCTCGGGTGAGGGACCCGGATAGTGGGGAGATAAGGAATGTGATGTATAAAGGGTTTACGAGTGAATTGTTTGTGCCTTACATGGACCCCACTGATGCATGGTATTTTAAGACTTATATGGATGCGGGTGAATATGGGTTTGGGTTGCAGGCCATGCCCCTTGACCCGCTTAATGATTGTCCGCGGAACGCCCACTATATGGATGGTGTGTTTCCAGCTGCTGATGGAAGGCCGTACGTTCGATCAAACATGATTTGCATATTTGAGAGCTATGCCGGTGATATTGGGTGGCGCCACGCAGAGAGTCCGATTACGGGTATGGGG ATTAAAGAAGTAAGGCCAAAGGTGACGTTAGTGGTTAGAATGGCAGCATCCGTTGCCAATTATGATTATATTGTTGATTGGGAGTTTCAAACAGACGGACTAATCAGAATTAAG GTTGGACTAAGTGGGATTCTGATGGTGAAAGGCACAGCCTATGAGAATATGAACCAAATTTCCAACCAAGCTGAAAATCTATTTGGCACCCTTTTGTCCGAAAATGTTATCGGTGTAATCCATGACCACTTTATCACATTCTACCTCGATATGGACATAGATGGCTCTGATAATTCCTTCGTGAAGGTAAATATTAAGAGGCAGGAAACCTCACCTGGAGAGTCACCAAGGAGGAGTTACTTGAAAGCTGTTAGAAATGTGGCTAAAACGGAGAAAGATGCACAAATTAAGCTTAAACTCTACGACCCAGCTGAATTCCATGTGATCAATCCGACTAAGAAGACACGGGTGGGGAACCCGGTTGGGTACAAGGTGGTTCCTGGTGGCACTGCTGCTAGCTTGCTTGATCGTGAAGATCCACCTCAAAAGCGGGGCGCATTTACTAATAATCAGATATGGGTTACCCCGTATAACGAGAGCGAGCAATGGGCTGGTGGGTTGTTTGTTTATCAAAGCAAAGGTGAAGACACTCTTGCAGTTTGGTCTGACAG GGATCGATCGATTGAGAATAAGGACATTGTTCTCTGGTACACGCTTGGGTTCCATCATATACCATGCCAGGAAGATTTTCCCATTATGCCTACTGTATCCTCAAGCTTTGATTTGAAGCCAGTGAATTTCTTTGAGAGTAACCCCATTCTTCGGATCCCACCAAATGTTGAGAAGGATCTTCCTGTTTGCAAGGCAGCTGCTTCAGCTTGA
- the LOC127901390 gene encoding uncharacterized protein LOC127901390 encodes METEELIRKCSAITLEEEEEDKVIFGGSMKAKGEKIAAGCLVGKILSTRGISYEGVKAALQQAWRPVGMIKVESLRHKIFMFKFYSEEDKRRVLMGGPWHFDRALIVLEEPKGIGNVADQPFSHVSFWVQLHNVPLMCMQINTIREMGSKIGRVEDVATDETGDCFGEYILVRISIDITKRLKKVLRIQQENGEEIVVGVVYEKLPDYCFCCSHIGHQFRECAQYKGQPKESLAYGAWLKAVPLADRMRFQKSKDKDRREYRRSESSENTETHHHQHPNPTEANGAGAGQDKDAANNNLMRLRHIEAETDNSLMPQGTQSRRDQISRENQLVAAVLGEKPENMGQMAGIMSGNKNVEGKEGNQNSQTGRETHQLASTQMSLVEEVVDNGSFLKKPKAKWRRWKNQARRAQDSRNSKAVLKNAKRANCEKIAFSPTKEVKALKPKHEHIK; translated from the coding sequence ATGGAAACGGaagaattaattagaaaatgcaGTGCGATAACATTGGAGGAAGAAGAGGAGGACAAAGTCATATTTGGGGGTAGTATGAAGgcaaaaggggaaaaaatagCAGCAGGTTGCCTGGTGGGGAAAATCCTTTCCACGAGAGGAATCAGCTATGAAGGAGTCAAAGCTGCTCTTCAACAAGCATGGCGTCCAGTGGGTATGATTAAGGTAGAAAGCTTGCGACACAAAATCTTCATGTTCAAGTTCTATTCAGAAGAAGATAAAAGGAGAGTGCTAATGGGAGGGCCGTGGCACTTCGATCGAGCCCTCATTGTTCTGGAGGAACCCAAAGGGATAGGAAATGTCGCAGACCAACCTTTCTCACATGTCTCTTTTTGGGTTCAACTACACAATGTGCCTCTGATGTGTATgcaaattaatacaatacgAGAAATGGGCTCAAAGATTGGGAGAGTGGAAGATGTAGCCACTGATGAAACAGGAGATTGTTTTGGAGAATATATACTTGTCAGAATCTCAATAGACATCACAAAAAGGCTGAAAAAGGTCCTTAGAATCCAACAAGAAAATGGAGAAGAGATAGTGGTAGGTGTGGTTTATGAGAAGTTGCCAGATTACTGTTTTTGTTGCAGCCATATCGGGCATCAGTTTAGAGAGTGTGCACAGTACAAGGGCCAACCAAAAGAGAGTTTGGCATATGGAGCATGGTTAAAGGCAGTCCCGTTAGCTGATCGTATGAGGTTCCAGAAGAGCAAAGACAAGGATAGAAGGGAGTATCGAAGATCAGAAAGCTCGGAAAACACAGAGacccaccaccaccaacatCCAAACCCGACAGAAGCAAACGGGGCAGGGGCAGGGCAAGACAAAGATGCAGccaacaataatttaatgagatTAAGACACATTGAAGCGGAAACTGACAACTCATTAATGCCTCAAGGGACACAATCGAGACGAGATCAAATCAGTAGGGAAAATCAGCTTGTTGCAGCTGTGTTGGGAGAAAAGCCTGAAAATATGGGTCAAATGGCGGGAATTATGAGTGGAAATAAAAATGTGGAGGGAAAGGAAGGGAACCAAAATTCTCAAACGGGCCGAGAAACACACCAACTTGCATCAACCCAAATGAGTTTAGTTGAAGAGGTAGTGGATAATGGGTCTTTTCTAAAGAAGCCCAAAGCTAAATGGAGAAGATGGAAAAACCAGGCCCGAAGGGCTCAAGACTCGAGAAACTCCAAAGCCGTTCTGAAAAATGCTAAGAGGGCCAATTGTGAAAAGATAGCTTTTAGCCCAACAAAAGAAGTTAAAGCTCTCAAGCCCAAGCACGAACACATTAAGTAG
- the LOC102627361 gene encoding uncharacterized protein LOC102627361, with protein MVRGRDACWEHCVLVDATRQKVRCNYCQREFSGGVYRMKFHLAQIKNKDIVPCSEVPDDVRDHIQRILSIPKKQKNPKRPKVEKATANGQQNSSSASGGIHQNNRSSGQHGSSCPSLLFRHPSPSIQPMVDDTQKQRQDDTDKKIAVFFFHNSIPFSAAKSMYYQEMVNAIAECGVGYIAPSYEKLRSTLLEKVKVDIDDCCKKYREEWKETGCTILCDNWSDGRTKSLVVFSVACPKGTLFLKSVDVSGHEEDATFLFELLESVVLDVGVENVIQVITDSAACYVYAGRLLMTKYSSLFWSPCAAYCIDKMLEDISKQEWVAMVLEEAKTITKYLYSHAWTLNMMRKFTGGRELIRPRITRFVANYLSLRSIVIHEENLKHMFSHSEWLSSIYSRRPDAQAIKSLLYLDRFWRSAHEVVSVSEPLVKILRIVDGDMPAMGYMYEGIERAKLAIQAYYKGVEEKYVPIWDIIDRRWNMQLHSPLHAAAAFLNPSIFYNPNFKIDLRMRNGFQEAMIKLATADKDKIEITKEHPVYINAQGALGTDFAVLGRKLNAPGDWWASYGYEIPTLQRAAIRILSQPCSSYWYRWNWSTFESIHNKKRNKVEMEKFNDLLFVHCNLRLQAIYRSRDGKSKPIIYDEVDVSLEWPSESESLAPLLDDSWLDNLPLECRSSP; from the exons ATGGTTCGTGGAAGAGATGCCTGTTGGGAGCACTGTGTGCTTGTTGATGCAACAAGGCAGAAAGTCAGGTGCAATTATTGTCAGCGGGAGTTCAGTGGAGGGGTTTACAGGATGAAGTTTCATTTAgctcaaataaaaaacaaagataTAGTACCCTGTTCTGAAGTCCCTGATGATGTTCGAGATCATATTCAAAGAATATTGAGCATTCCcaagaaacagaaaaatccTAAAAGGCCAAAGGTGGAGAAGGCAACAGCTAATGGACAACAAAACAGCTCTTCTGCTAGTGGTGGCATTCATCAGAACAATAGGTCTAGTGGGCAGCATGGTAGCTCCTGTCCGTCTTTGTTATTTCGACACCCTTCACCAAGCATACAGCCTATGGTGGATGACACTCAGAAGCAAAGGCAGGATGACACTGATAAAAAGATTGCTGTATTTTTCTTCCATAATTCTATACCTTTTAGTGCTGCTAAGTCAATGTATTATCAGGAAATGGTGAATGCTATTGCAGAGTGTGGGGTAGGTTATATTGCCCCAAGTTATGAAAAGTTGCGATCTACCCTTTTGGAAAAAGTGAAGGTTGACATAGATGACTGTTGTAAGAAATATAGAGAGGAGTGGAAAGAAACAGGTTGCACGATCTTATGTGATAATTGGTCTGATGGGAGGACCAAATCACTTGTAGTATTCTCGGTTGCATGCCCAAAAGGGACACTGTTTTTGAAGTCAGTTGATGTGTCAGGTCATGAAGAGGATGCTACTTTCTTGTTTGAGTTGCTTGAGTCAGTTGTCTTGGATGTTGGGGTGGAAAATGTTATTCAAGTAATAACAGATAGTGCTGCATGTTATGTTTATGCTGGAAGACTTCTTATGACCAAGTACAGTTCATTGTTTTGGTCTCCTTGTGCTGCTTATTGTATTGATAAGATGTTGGAGGATATCAGCAAACAAGAGTGGGTGGCTATGGTCTTGGAGGAGGCAAAGACCATCACAAAGTACTTATACAGTCATGCATGGACACTTAATATGATGAGAAAGTTCACTGGTGGAAGGGAACTGATCAGGCCAAGAATTACTAGATTTGTGGCTAATTATCTATCCTTGAGGTCCATTGTGATTCATGaggaaaatttaaaacacaTGTTCTCACATTCAGAGTGGTTATCCTCCATTTATAGTAGACGCCCTGATGCTCAAGCTATAAAGTCCTTGTTGTATTTGGACAGATTTTGGAGGTCAGCACATGAAGTTGTTAGTGTGTCTGAACCACTTGTTAAAATCTTGAGGATTGTTGATGGAGACATGCCTGCCATGGGCTATATGTATGAGGGAATAGAAAGGGCAAAGCTTGCTATTCAGGCATACTATAAGGGAGTTGAAGAGAAATATGTGCCCATTTGGGATATAATTGATAGGAGATGGAATATGCAGCTTCATTCACCATTACATGCAGCAGCAGCATTTCTAAACCCTTCAATTTTCTACAATCCAAACTTCAAGATTGATTTGAGGATGAGGAATGGATTTCAAGAAGCCATGATAAAATTGGCTACAGcagataaagataaaatagagATCACCAAGGAGCATCCAGTATACATAAACGCTCAAGGTGCACTTGGAACTGATTTTGCAGTCTTGGGAAGGAAACTGAATGCCCCAG GTGATTGGTGGGCAAGCTATGGTTATGAAATTCCTACACTGCAGAGAGCTGCTATACGGATACTGAGTCAGCCTTGTAGTTCCTATTGGTACAGATGGAACTGGAGCACCTTTGAGAGCATACATAACAAGAAACGTAACAAAGTAGAAATGGAAAAATTCAATGATTTGCTTTTTGTGCACTGCAACCTTCGGTTACAGGCCATTTATCGAAGTAGAGATGGGAAAAGTAAACCTATCATCTATGATGAAGTAGATGTTAGTTTAGAATGGCCCTCTGAGTCGGAATCTTTAGCGCCTCTATTGGATGATTCATGGTTAGACAATTTGCCCCTTGAATGCAGAAGTAGTCCTTGA
- the LOC102627946 gene encoding cytochrome P450 71AU50-like, with amino-acid sequence MAFLGYHPCYEKDLNFTAIISALVGMLAVIFFWWKTKRSSKACTPQPPGPRGLPLIGYLPFLGNDLHKSFTELAGVYGPVYKLWLGNKLFVVVSSPSLAKEVVRDKDMIFANRDAPIASLVSTYGGNDIAGADYGPNWRKLRKIFVGKMMSNASLDDCYSLRKQEFKNTIRDVYNNNIGKPIDIGELSISTLINVIQNMLWGGVLELGEKGTNVGAELKNKLAELMVLVATPNISDFFPVLSRFDIQRIERRTMKIFHWFDNIVNCAIEQYRKKVSVKGAAGDTEGKKDFLQFLLELQENEDSASSISIIQIKALIQDIITGGTDTTTTMVEWTMAELMQHPEVMKKVMKELAEVVGMETFVEEFHLAKLKYLDAVVKETLRLHPALPLLVPRSSIQSSTIGGYNIPKGTKLLLNVWAIHRDPQFWDNPLEFQPERFLNDARGFDYSGNNFQYLPFGSGRRMCAGIALAERMLMFVLASLLHSFEWKLPTGTKLDLSEKFGIVIKKKEPLVAIPTPRLHNSELYQ; translated from the exons atggCCTTCTTGGGGTACCATCCCTGCTATGAGAAAGACCTGAATTTTACTGCTATTATATCTGCTTTAGTTGGCATGTTAGCTGTGATATTCTTCTGgtggaaaacaaaaagatcAAGCAAAGCATGTACTCCACAGCCACCAGGTCCCCGCGGCTTGCCATTAATAGGATACCTTCCATTTCTCGGCAACGACCTCCACAAGTCATTTACAGAATTGGCTGGAGTCTATGGTCCTGTCTACAAGCTCTGGCTAGGAAACAAATTATTCGTAGTTGTGAGCTCACCATCACTAGCTAAAGAAGTGGTTCGTGACAAAGATATGATATTTGCTAACCGAGATGCACCAATCGCCTCACTGGTCTCAACATACGGTGGAAATGATATTGCAGGCGCCGACTATGGTCCTAATTGGAGAAAGCTGCGCAAAATATTTGTGGGCAAGATGATGAGTAATGCAAGCCTGGACGATTGCTACAGTCTCAGAAAACAAGAGTTTAAGAATACTATTAGAGACGTGTACAATAACAACATTGGCAAGCCCATAGACATCGGTGAATTGTCAATTTCAACTTTGATCAATGTAATTCAGAACATGCTATGGGGTGGCGTGCTTGAATTAGGAGAAAAGGGGACTAATGTCGGGGCCGAGCTGAAAAATAAGCTTGCAGAACTCATGGTGTTGGTTGCGACACCAAACATTTCGGACTTCTTTCCGGTGCTTTCACGGTTTGATATACAAAGAATAGAAAGGAGAACCATGAAGATTTTCCATTGGtttgataatattgtaaattgtGCTATTGAACAGTACAGGAAAAAGGTCTCAGTTAAAGGAGCAGCGGGGGACACTGAAGGAAAGAAGGACTTCTTGCAATTTCTCTTGGAGCTTCAAGAGAACGAAGATAGCGCTTCATCAATAAGCATTATCCAAATCAAGGCCTTGATCCAG GACATAATTACGGGTGGAACCGACACCACAACTACTATGGTGGAATGGACAATGGCAGAGTTGATGCAACATCCGGAAGTAATGAAGAAGGTTATGAAAGAATTAGCTGAAGTAGTGGGTATGGAAACCTTTGTTGAAGAATTTCATTTGGctaaattaaagtatttagATGCTGTTGTGAAAGAAACATTGCGTCTGCACCCTGCCCTGCCCCTATTAGTACCCCGTAGTTCAATCCAGTCTAGCACTATTGGTGGCTATAACATACCCAAAGGCACAAAGCTACTGCTGAATGTATGGGCTATCCATAGGGATCCTCAATTTTGGGATAATCCCTTGGAATTTCAACCGGAGAGGTTTCTGAACGATGCTCGTGGATTTGATTATTCAGGTAACAATTTTCAGTACCTGCCATTTGGTTCTGGCAGAAGGATGTGTGCTGGGATTGCTCTGGCTGAGAGGATGCTGATGTTTGTTTTGGCTTCATTGTTGCACTCATTTGAGTGGAAATTGCCAACGGGCACAAAGTTAGACTTATCTGAAAAGTTTGGGAtagtaattaagaaaaaggagCCTTTGGTTGCCATTCCAACACCAAGACTACACAATTCAGAGCTCTACCAGTAG